A genome region from Streptomyces antimycoticus includes the following:
- a CDS encoding ABC transporter substrate-binding protein: protein MPVLTLRAARIPVVALTAGALLTGCAGMGGGSSGDKTIRVLMVNNPQMVDLQKLTKKYFTKETGITVNFTMMPENEVRDKISQDFANQARQYDVATISNFEVPFYAKNGWLMPLDGYAAKDKAFDQKDVLPSMRQSLTAEDGKLYAEPFYGESSFLMYRKDVLAEKHLKMPERPTWQQVADIASKVDGSRKGMNGICLRGLPGWGELMAPLTTVVNTFGGTWFTKDWKAQLDSPEFTKATKFYVDLVRKHGEAGAAQSGFAECLNNLTQGKSAMWYDATSAAGSLEAAKSPVKGKIGYVQAPVEKTDSSGWLYTWAWGVQKATRHPDDAWKFISWASSKKYEDLVGKNFGYANVPAGKRSSTYSNPDYRDTAGSFSEETRKAILAAKPRDPGVQPRPTIGIQFVDIPEFADLGTKVAQEISAAIAGKQSVESALKKSQQLAEKVGEEYR, encoded by the coding sequence ATGCCAGTCCTGACTCTTCGTGCTGCCCGGATACCGGTGGTGGCCCTGACCGCGGGCGCGCTCCTGACCGGTTGCGCCGGTATGGGGGGCGGCAGCTCAGGCGACAAGACCATCCGCGTGCTGATGGTGAACAACCCGCAGATGGTGGACTTGCAGAAGCTCACCAAGAAATATTTCACCAAGGAAACGGGCATCACGGTCAATTTCACGATGATGCCCGAGAACGAGGTCCGCGACAAGATCAGCCAGGACTTCGCCAATCAGGCGCGCCAGTACGACGTGGCCACCATCAGCAATTTCGAGGTGCCCTTCTACGCGAAGAACGGCTGGCTGATGCCGCTGGACGGCTACGCCGCCAAGGACAAGGCATTCGACCAGAAGGACGTCCTCCCCTCGATGCGGCAGTCGCTGACCGCCGAGGACGGCAAGCTCTATGCCGAGCCCTTCTACGGCGAGTCGTCGTTCCTGATGTACCGCAAGGACGTCCTGGCCGAGAAGCATCTGAAGATGCCCGAGCGGCCCACCTGGCAGCAGGTCGCGGACATCGCGTCCAAGGTGGACGGCTCCCGCAAGGGGATGAACGGCATCTGCCTGCGCGGACTGCCCGGCTGGGGTGAGCTGATGGCCCCGCTGACCACGGTGGTCAACACCTTCGGCGGCACCTGGTTCACCAAGGACTGGAAGGCACAGCTGGACTCGCCCGAGTTCACCAAGGCGACCAAGTTCTATGTCGACCTGGTGCGCAAGCACGGTGAGGCCGGTGCGGCCCAGTCGGGCTTCGCCGAGTGCCTGAACAACCTCACCCAGGGCAAGAGCGCCATGTGGTACGACGCCACCTCGGCCGCCGGGTCGCTGGAGGCCGCGAAGTCCCCGGTCAAGGGCAAGATCGGCTATGTCCAGGCGCCGGTGGAGAAGACCGACAGCTCGGGCTGGCTCTACACCTGGGCCTGGGGCGTCCAGAAGGCGACGCGCCACCCCGACGACGCGTGGAAGTTCATCTCCTGGGCATCCAGCAAGAAGTACGAGGACCTGGTCGGCAAGAACTTCGGCTATGCCAACGTACCCGCGGGCAAGCGGTCGTCCACCTATTCCAATCCGGACTACCGCGACACCGCCGGCTCCTTCTCCGAGGAGACCCGCAAGGCGATCCTCGCCGCCAAGCCGCGTGATCCGGGAGTGCAGCCCCGGCCGACCATCGGCATCCAGTTCGTCGATATCCCCGAATTCGCCGATCTGGGCACCAAGGTCGCCCAGGAGATCAGCGCCGCCATCGCCGGAAAGCAATCGGTCGAGTCGGCATTGAAGAAGTCGCAGCAGCTGGCCGAGAAGGTCGGCGAGGAGTACCGATGA
- a CDS encoding zinc-dependent alcohol dehydrogenase family protein, with protein MRAAVIEAPGKVTVATVADPTPGPREVVVDVAACGLCGTDLHILQGEFAPTLPIVPGHEFAGVVVGIGSGVTELEVGDRVAVDPSLHCHECRYCRIGRGNLCDNWNAIGVSVAGGAAEFAVAPVANCVKLPEHVDVADAALIEPLSCAVRGYDVLNGNLGAEVLIYGSGTMGLMMLELAKRTGAASVDMLDVNSERLATAGTLGCTRSAASADELEQPRGWDVVIDATGNQAAIQDGLGRVAKAGTFLQFGVSDYATRATIEPYKIYNQEITITGSMAVLHSYERAAGLFATGVLDPKIFISHRLPLEEYPQALDQFKAGQGRKIVVVP; from the coding sequence ATGAGGGCCGCAGTCATCGAAGCCCCGGGCAAGGTCACCGTCGCCACCGTCGCGGACCCCACCCCGGGCCCCCGTGAGGTCGTGGTGGACGTGGCGGCCTGCGGGCTGTGCGGCACCGATCTGCACATTCTGCAGGGCGAGTTCGCGCCCACGCTGCCGATCGTCCCCGGGCATGAGTTCGCCGGGGTGGTCGTGGGCATCGGCAGCGGTGTCACCGAACTGGAGGTGGGCGACCGGGTCGCGGTCGACCCTTCCCTGCACTGCCACGAGTGCCGTTACTGCCGGATCGGCCGGGGCAATCTGTGCGACAACTGGAACGCGATCGGGGTCAGCGTCGCCGGCGGGGCCGCCGAGTTCGCGGTGGCCCCGGTGGCCAACTGCGTCAAGCTGCCCGAGCATGTGGACGTGGCCGACGCGGCCCTGATCGAGCCGCTGTCCTGCGCGGTGCGCGGCTATGACGTGCTCAACGGCAACCTGGGCGCCGAGGTGCTCATCTACGGCTCCGGCACCATGGGGCTGATGATGCTGGAGCTGGCCAAGCGCACCGGCGCCGCCAGCGTGGACATGCTCGACGTCAACTCCGAGCGACTGGCCACCGCCGGCACCCTCGGCTGCACCCGGTCCGCCGCCTCGGCGGACGAGCTGGAGCAGCCGCGCGGCTGGGACGTGGTCATCGACGCCACCGGCAACCAGGCCGCCATTCAGGACGGCCTGGGCCGGGTGGCCAAGGCCGGAACGTTCCTGCAGTTCGGTGTCTCCGACTACGCGACGCGGGCCACCATCGAGCCGTACAAGATCTACAACCAGGAGATCACCATCACCGGCTCCATGGCCGTGCTGCACAGCTATGAACGTGCCGCCGGGCTGTTCGCGACCGGGGTGCTGGACCCGAAGATCTTCATCAGCCACCGGCTGCCGCTGGAGGAGTACCCCCAGGCGCTCGACCAGTTCAAGGCGGGACAGGGCCGGAAGATCGTGGTCGTCCCGTAA
- a CDS encoding carbohydrate kinase family protein encodes MSTTAAPPDPIQPIDPLAALRASADPEHDVYLTGTVFLDIIFTGLDHAPVRGTESWARGMGSSPGGIANMATALARLGLHTTLAAAFGTDVYGDYCWESLARGEGVDLTHSRRVPGWHSPVTVSMAYEGERTMVTHEHPAPPPAAQGAPPRSRACVTAFEPGRQEDWVRQAHAQGSKIFADVGWDESGRWDPAALLDLPYAHAFLPNAAEAQRYTRTDSPERAVRALAERVPIAVVTRGAEGAVAIDSLTGESAEVPGLPVDALDPTGAGDVFVAGFMTGTLAGWPLADRLAFANLTAALSVQHFGGSLAAPGWSEVAAWWNRARRPAGGAADAAELARRYAFLGELIPDRVRDCPRLRALPTIGFRVHDSAQRS; translated from the coding sequence GTGAGCACCACGGCCGCACCACCCGATCCGATCCAGCCGATCGATCCGCTCGCGGCGCTGCGCGCCTCCGCGGACCCCGAGCACGACGTCTACCTCACCGGCACCGTGTTCCTGGACATCATCTTCACCGGGCTCGACCACGCCCCCGTCCGCGGCACCGAGTCCTGGGCGCGCGGCATGGGATCGAGCCCCGGCGGCATCGCCAACATGGCCACCGCCCTGGCCCGGCTGGGACTGCACACCACGCTCGCCGCGGCCTTCGGCACCGATGTCTACGGCGATTACTGCTGGGAGAGCCTCGCCCGCGGCGAGGGGGTGGACCTGACCCACTCCCGGCGCGTCCCCGGCTGGCACTCCCCGGTCACCGTCTCCATGGCGTACGAGGGCGAGCGCACCATGGTCACCCATGAGCACCCGGCCCCGCCGCCCGCCGCCCAGGGCGCGCCGCCCCGGTCCCGCGCCTGTGTGACCGCCTTCGAACCGGGGCGCCAGGAGGACTGGGTGCGCCAGGCGCACGCCCAGGGCAGCAAGATCTTCGCCGATGTCGGCTGGGACGAATCCGGCCGCTGGGACCCCGCCGCGCTCCTCGATCTGCCCTACGCCCACGCCTTCCTGCCCAACGCGGCCGAGGCCCAGCGCTACACCCGCACCGACAGCCCCGAGCGGGCGGTGCGCGCCCTGGCGGAGCGGGTGCCGATCGCGGTCGTCACCCGCGGCGCCGAGGGCGCCGTGGCCATCGACTCGCTCACCGGGGAGAGCGCCGAGGTGCCCGGGCTGCCCGTGGACGCGCTGGACCCGACCGGGGCGGGCGATGTCTTCGTGGCCGGATTCATGACCGGAACGCTCGCGGGCTGGCCGCTCGCCGACCGGCTCGCCTTCGCCAACCTCACCGCCGCCCTCTCCGTCCAGCACTTCGGCGGCTCCCTGGCCGCGCCCGGCTGGTCGGAGGTGGCCGCCTGGTGGAACCGCGCGCGGCGGCCGGCCGGCGGCGCGGCGGACGCGGCCGAACTCGCCCGCCGCTACGCCTTCCTGGGCGAGCTGATCCCGGACCGGGTGCGCGACTGCCCACGGCTGCGTGCCCTGCCCACCATCGGCTTCCGGGTGCATGACAGTGCCCAACGGTCCTGA
- a CDS encoding HpcH/HpaI aldolase family protein yields the protein MNTSPADFAARLRARQRIIGYWVVLDNPVGTERLAGLGYDYICVDAQHGLLDYKGTLGAMTAIDARGTAAGMVRVPANDGFWIGQALDAGARGVIVPLVNTAEEAAAAVAACRYPPLGVRSYGPMRSGLRVGPAPAESNQQVACIVMIETAQALANTAEICATDGLDGVYIGPSDLTIALGGRTSTDTSVAEKFDAALAKVAEEARTAGIAAGIHCPDGATAAKRLAQGFTFATVSSDLVHLEQAAAAHLRDATA from the coding sequence ATGAACACTTCCCCCGCCGACTTCGCCGCCCGGCTGCGCGCCCGCCAGCGGATCATCGGCTACTGGGTCGTCCTCGACAACCCCGTGGGCACCGAGCGCCTGGCCGGACTCGGCTACGACTACATCTGCGTCGACGCCCAGCACGGCCTCCTCGACTACAAGGGCACCCTCGGCGCGATGACCGCCATCGACGCCCGCGGCACCGCCGCCGGTATGGTGCGCGTCCCGGCCAACGACGGCTTCTGGATCGGCCAGGCGCTGGATGCCGGGGCCCGCGGGGTCATCGTCCCGCTGGTCAACACCGCCGAGGAGGCGGCCGCCGCGGTCGCCGCCTGCCGCTACCCCCCGCTCGGGGTGCGCTCGTACGGCCCGATGCGCTCGGGCCTGCGCGTGGGCCCCGCCCCGGCCGAGTCCAATCAGCAGGTCGCCTGCATCGTGATGATCGAGACGGCCCAGGCACTGGCCAATACCGCGGAGATCTGTGCCACGGACGGGCTCGACGGCGTCTACATCGGCCCCTCCGACCTCACCATCGCGCTCGGCGGCCGCACCTCGACCGACACCTCGGTGGCGGAGAAGTTCGACGCGGCGCTGGCGAAGGTCGCCGAGGAGGCACGGACCGCGGGCATCGCCGCGGGTATCCACTGCCCCGACGGGGCGACGGCCGCCAAGCGGCTGGCCCAGGGCTTCACCTTCGCCACCGTCAGCAGCGACCTGGTCCACCTGGAGCAGGCGGCCGCCGCGCATTTGCGCGACGCGACCGCCTGA
- a CDS encoding NAD(P)/FAD-dependent oxidoreductase, producing MGKGDAVVVGGGLAGTLAAGALLGHVDTVTLVERDRYPEQPAFRKGVPQGRHLHVFLSGGRRALEELFPGLNGELEAAGAHRLEAPRDVITKAPNGWQRRFHEGRHATTSCTRALFDATVRARVLAEAEGSGTRVEVLQGTEAIGLLGGADRVTGVRVRARDAGRTARELPADLVIDASGRGSRAPKWLAELGAPAPREEVVDAGIGYCTQMFRPAEPLDMVMVIQPRPDCPRGAAWSPVEGGNWLLTLSGVRGQHPPTESSEVLGFVKSLNEPTLYEHLRTCEPVSPPYGFRDTSNRRRHYDAPGALPEGFLAVSDAACTFNPIYGQGMAVAVLSGLALRRCLAESGLRPGFAATAQRAVARASDTAWLTAVGADRPYAADADTTPPGAAERLRSWYFGRLADRAAIDPVVGAAFRDVTYLAAGPSRLLSPGVALRTVLLPRVRGLTDPPLRVES from the coding sequence ATGGGCAAGGGCGACGCGGTGGTGGTGGGCGGAGGGCTCGCGGGCACACTGGCCGCGGGGGCGCTCCTCGGCCACGTCGACACGGTCACCCTGGTGGAGCGCGACCGTTACCCGGAGCAGCCCGCCTTCCGCAAGGGCGTGCCCCAGGGACGTCATCTGCATGTCTTCCTCAGCGGCGGACGGCGGGCCCTGGAAGAGCTGTTCCCCGGGCTGAACGGTGAGCTGGAGGCGGCGGGCGCGCATCGCCTGGAGGCGCCGCGCGATGTGATCACCAAGGCCCCCAACGGCTGGCAGCGCCGCTTCCACGAGGGCCGGCACGCCACGACGAGCTGCACCCGGGCGCTGTTCGACGCCACCGTACGGGCGCGGGTGCTGGCCGAAGCCGAGGGATCCGGCACCCGGGTGGAGGTGCTCCAGGGCACCGAGGCCATCGGGCTGCTCGGCGGCGCGGACCGGGTGACCGGCGTACGGGTGCGGGCGCGCGACGCCGGGCGCACCGCCCGGGAGCTGCCCGCCGATCTGGTCATCGACGCCTCGGGGCGTGGCTCGCGCGCCCCCAAGTGGCTGGCGGAACTGGGCGCTCCGGCGCCGCGCGAGGAGGTCGTCGACGCGGGGATCGGCTACTGCACCCAGATGTTCCGGCCCGCCGAACCGCTGGACATGGTGATGGTGATCCAGCCGCGCCCGGACTGTCCGCGCGGCGCGGCATGGTCGCCGGTCGAGGGCGGCAACTGGCTGCTGACGCTCTCGGGGGTGCGCGGCCAGCATCCGCCGACCGAGAGCTCGGAGGTGCTCGGCTTCGTCAAGTCCCTCAACGAGCCCACGCTGTACGAGCATCTGCGGACCTGTGAGCCGGTGTCCCCGCCGTACGGGTTCCGCGACACCTCCAACCGCCGCCGCCACTACGACGCCCCGGGCGCGCTGCCCGAGGGGTTCCTCGCGGTCTCGGACGCCGCCTGCACCTTCAACCCGATCTACGGTCAGGGCATGGCGGTGGCCGTCCTCAGCGGGCTGGCCCTGCGCCGCTGCCTGGCCGAGTCGGGTCTGCGGCCCGGTTTCGCGGCCACGGCACAGCGCGCCGTGGCCCGGGCGAGCGACACCGCCTGGCTGACCGCCGTCGGCGCGGACCGCCCGTACGCCGCGGACGCGGACACCACGCCGCCCGGGGCTGCCGAGCGGCTGCGGAGCTGGTACTTCGGGCGGTTGGCGGACCGGGCGGCGATCGATCCGGTGGTCGGCGCGGCGTTCCGGGACGTCACCTATCTCGCGGCGGGCCCGTCCCGTCTGCTCTCCCCCGGGGTCGCCCTGCGGACGGTGCTGCTGCCGCGGGTCCGTGGCCTGACGGACCCGCCGCTGCGCGTGGAGAGCTGA
- a CDS encoding carbohydrate ABC transporter permease, translating into MTAVSTPVPITSVPEATRRAKRRGAALGVLAWFIGIVFVLPVLWMLLTSFHSEADAATNPPSLAAPLTLDGYKDFFGVDGGASPWPALLNSVGTSLFSTCLVLVLALPAAFALSIRPVRKWTDVMFFFLSTKMLPVVAGLLPVFLFARDINFLDNVWLLVILYTSMNLPIAVWMMQSFLADIPVSIIEAAQMDGARLPTILWRVVAPIAGPGIAATSLICFIFSWNEMLFAQVLTGVVAQTAPAFLTTFVTSQGLFLAKVCAASMVISLPVLAAGFAAQDKLVQGLSLGAVK; encoded by the coding sequence ATGACCGCCGTGAGCACCCCGGTGCCCATCACATCCGTTCCGGAAGCCACCCGCCGGGCCAAGCGGCGCGGTGCCGCGCTCGGCGTACTGGCCTGGTTCATCGGCATCGTCTTCGTCCTGCCCGTGCTGTGGATGCTGCTGACCTCGTTCCACTCCGAGGCCGACGCCGCCACCAACCCGCCGTCGCTGGCCGCTCCGCTGACCCTCGACGGATACAAGGACTTCTTCGGCGTGGACGGCGGGGCGAGCCCCTGGCCCGCGCTGCTCAACTCGGTGGGCACCTCCCTCTTCTCCACCTGCCTCGTGCTGGTGCTGGCGCTTCCGGCGGCGTTCGCGCTGTCGATCCGGCCGGTGCGCAAGTGGACGGATGTGATGTTCTTCTTCCTGTCCACCAAGATGCTGCCGGTGGTGGCCGGACTGCTGCCGGTGTTCCTGTTCGCGAGGGACATCAACTTCCTGGACAACGTCTGGTTGTTGGTGATCCTCTACACCTCGATGAACCTGCCGATCGCGGTGTGGATGATGCAGTCCTTCCTCGCCGACATCCCGGTGTCGATCATCGAGGCCGCCCAGATGGACGGGGCGCGGCTGCCCACCATCCTGTGGCGGGTCGTCGCCCCGATCGCGGGCCCGGGCATCGCCGCCACCTCGCTGATCTGCTTCATCTTCAGCTGGAACGAGATGCTCTTCGCCCAAGTGCTCACCGGTGTGGTCGCCCAGACCGCCCCGGCGTTCCTGACCACGTTCGTCACCAGCCAGGGGCTGTTCCTGGCCAAGGTGTGCGCGGCGTCGATGGTCATTTCTCTGCCGGTACTCGCCGCCGGTTTCGCCGCCCAGGACAAGCTGGTCCAGGGCCTGTCGCTAGGAGCAGTCAAATGA
- a CDS encoding DeoR/GlpR family DNA-binding transcription regulator, with the protein MLRETRHEKLLSILGEEGVLPIGEIATRLGISEATARRDLTELGRAGRLTRVYGGAVAAPTEDEERPFGEVAVDDLADKEAVARAAAELVADGDVLLLDIGTTTLQLAKLLRGRPVTVVTSNLAVYDELRDDPKVTLILLGGQVRSNYRSLVGFLTESNLRQLRVGRLFLGASGVLPDGSVLDSTHVEVPVKRAMLGATREVVLLATAGKFPGDTGLARICGPERIDTLITNKTSDPATLAVFREADVEVVTV; encoded by the coding sequence ATGCTGCGAGAGACCCGCCACGAGAAGCTGCTGAGCATCCTCGGCGAGGAGGGCGTGCTGCCCATCGGGGAGATCGCCACGCGTCTGGGCATCAGCGAGGCCACCGCGCGCCGGGACCTCACCGAGCTGGGCCGGGCGGGCCGGCTCACCCGGGTCTACGGCGGCGCGGTGGCGGCACCCACCGAGGACGAGGAGCGCCCGTTCGGCGAGGTGGCGGTCGACGACCTGGCCGACAAGGAGGCCGTCGCCCGCGCCGCCGCGGAGCTGGTCGCGGACGGCGATGTGCTGCTGCTGGACATCGGCACCACCACCCTCCAGCTCGCCAAGCTGCTGCGTGGCCGTCCGGTCACCGTGGTGACCAGCAATCTCGCGGTCTACGACGAGCTGCGCGACGACCCGAAGGTGACCCTGATCCTGCTGGGCGGGCAGGTGCGATCGAACTACCGCTCCCTGGTCGGCTTTCTCACCGAGTCCAACCTCCGCCAGCTGCGGGTGGGCCGGCTCTTCCTCGGCGCGAGCGGGGTGCTCCCCGACGGCAGCGTGCTGGACAGCACCCATGTGGAGGTGCCGGTCAAACGGGCCATGCTCGGCGCGACCCGGGAGGTGGTGCTGCTCGCCACCGCGGGGAAGTTCCCCGGTGACACCGGCCTCGCCCGGATCTGCGGACCGGAGCGGATCGACACCCTGATCACCAACAAGACATCCGACCCGGCGACGCTCGCCGTATTCCGCGAGGCCGATGTGGAGGTAGTGACCGTATGA
- a CDS encoding 6-phospho-beta-glucosidase, with the protein MRLTVLGGGGFRMPLVYRALLDDTGDEAGRCTELVLYDTDPHRLDAIRAVLAEQAQGRPTAPAVRATTDLDEALRGADFVFSAIRVGGLEGRANDERIPLGEGVLGQETVGAGGVLYGLRTLPVALRIAERIATVAPDAWVINFTNPAGMVTEAMQRVLGDRVIGICDSPVGLCRRAARAVGADPDRAVYDYVGLNHLGWLRRVVVDGRDRLPELLGDPAALESFEEGKLFGAEWLRALGALPNEYLHYYYFNREAVASIRQSPATRGEFLRDQQARFYETAGSGAPGALTAWERTRLEREATYMAESREATGGWERDSCDLDGGGYDRIALAIMRAIARDERATLILNVRNRTAVPGLDEDAVVEVPCLVDAGGARPLATGAVAPDQLGLMLSLKAVERSAIEAATTEAGTDSGIARDAALRALALHPLVDSVKVAGRILDASGALAR; encoded by the coding sequence ATGAGGCTGACTGTGCTGGGCGGCGGCGGGTTCCGTATGCCCCTGGTGTACCGGGCCCTGCTCGATGACACCGGGGACGAGGCCGGGCGCTGCACCGAGCTGGTGCTGTACGACACCGACCCGCACCGGCTGGACGCGATCCGCGCGGTCCTGGCCGAACAGGCCCAGGGCCGCCCCACCGCCCCCGCGGTCCGGGCCACCACCGATCTCGACGAGGCGCTGCGCGGCGCCGACTTCGTCTTCTCGGCCATCCGCGTGGGCGGTCTGGAAGGCCGGGCGAACGACGAGCGGATTCCGCTCGGCGAAGGGGTGCTGGGGCAGGAGACCGTGGGCGCGGGCGGGGTGCTCTACGGGCTGCGCACGCTCCCGGTGGCGCTGCGGATCGCGGAGCGGATCGCCACCGTGGCCCCGGACGCCTGGGTCATCAACTTCACCAATCCCGCGGGCATGGTCACCGAGGCGATGCAGCGGGTGCTCGGCGACCGGGTGATCGGCATCTGCGACTCCCCGGTCGGCCTGTGCCGCCGGGCCGCGCGGGCGGTCGGGGCCGATCCGGACCGGGCCGTCTACGACTATGTGGGCCTCAACCATCTGGGTTGGCTGCGTCGGGTGGTGGTGGACGGCCGGGACCGGCTGCCTGAGCTGCTCGGCGACCCCGCCGCCCTGGAGTCGTTCGAGGAGGGCAAGCTCTTCGGCGCCGAGTGGCTGCGGGCCCTCGGCGCGCTGCCCAACGAGTATCTGCACTACTACTACTTCAACCGGGAGGCGGTGGCCTCGATCCGCCAATCCCCCGCCACCCGTGGGGAGTTCCTCCGCGACCAGCAGGCCCGGTTCTACGAGACGGCGGGCTCGGGCGCGCCCGGGGCGCTCACGGCGTGGGAGCGCACCCGGCTGGAGCGCGAGGCCACGTATATGGCCGAGAGCCGCGAGGCCACCGGCGGCTGGGAGCGCGACTCCTGCGATCTGGACGGCGGCGGCTACGACCGGATCGCGCTCGCCATCATGCGGGCCATCGCCCGCGATGAGCGCGCCACGCTGATCCTCAACGTGCGCAACCGTACGGCGGTCCCCGGGCTGGACGAGGACGCCGTGGTGGAGGTCCCCTGCCTGGTGGACGCGGGCGGGGCGCGGCCGCTGGCGACCGGTGCGGTGGCGCCGGACCAGCTCGGCCTGATGCTGTCGCTCAAGGCCGTGGAGCGCTCGGCCATCGAGGCGGCCACGACCGAAGCGGGCACCGATTCGGGCATCGCCCGTGACGCGGCCCTGCGGGCCCTGGCACTCCACCCCTTGGTGGACTCGGTCAAGGTCGCGGGCCGGATTCTGGATGCCTCCGGGGCGCTCGCCCGCTGA
- a CDS encoding DeoR/GlpR family DNA-binding transcription regulator — MDAEERRREILDTARRAGVVDVGKLAADLGVSKETVRRDLRVLEQHGLVRRTHGGAYPVESAGFETTLAFRTTMHVPEKSRIASAAADLLGDAETVFIDEGFTPQLIAEALPRDRPLTVITASLTTATGLATRDNTTVLLLGGRVRGGTMATVDHWATHMLSGFVIDLAFIGANGISRQYGLTTPDPAVSEVKAQVVRVSRRKIFSGVHTKFGAVSFCRFADVSDFETIVTDTGLPLTEAHRYSLLGPQIVRV; from the coding sequence GTGGACGCCGAGGAACGCCGTCGGGAGATCCTCGACACGGCTCGCCGTGCCGGCGTCGTCGATGTGGGCAAGCTCGCCGCCGACCTCGGGGTGTCCAAGGAGACGGTCCGTCGCGATCTGCGGGTTCTGGAGCAGCACGGACTGGTGCGGCGTACCCATGGCGGTGCCTACCCCGTGGAGAGCGCCGGTTTCGAGACCACCCTGGCCTTCCGCACCACCATGCATGTGCCGGAGAAGTCGCGGATCGCGAGCGCGGCCGCCGATCTGCTGGGCGATGCCGAGACGGTCTTCATCGACGAGGGATTCACCCCGCAGCTGATCGCGGAGGCCCTGCCCCGGGACCGGCCGCTCACCGTGATCACCGCTTCCCTCACGACCGCCACCGGCCTCGCCACCCGTGACAACACCACCGTGCTGCTCCTCGGCGGCCGGGTGCGCGGCGGCACGATGGCCACCGTCGACCACTGGGCGACCCATATGCTCTCGGGCTTCGTCATCGACCTGGCGTTCATCGGCGCCAATGGCATCTCCCGCCAGTACGGCCTGACCACCCCGGATCCGGCGGTCAGCGAGGTCAAGGCGCAGGTGGTGCGGGTATCCCGGCGGAAGATCTTCTCCGGGGTGCACACCAAATTCGGAGCCGTCAGCTTCTGCCGGTTCGCAGATGTCTCGGACTTCGAAACGATCGTGACCGACACCGGTCTACCGCTGACCGAGGCACATCGCTATTCACTGCTGGGCCCCCAGATCGTCAGGGTCTGA
- a CDS encoding carbohydrate ABC transporter permease codes for MSNPTTAVSVSGERPPTAAPTSARRPVAQRNRAREWATRAPLLPALIFLIVVTQLPFVATLVISLFDWNSFRPDRRAFAGLENYKTVLSDDALRESIVTTVLLTASVVIVSVVLGLLLALLLDRKFRGRGLVRTMLIAPFLLVPVASALLWKHALYNPEYGLFNGVLNWLGGPQPEWLTDTPLIAVEASLIWQWTPFMMLILLAGLQSRPLDMIEAARLDGAGNWQIFRFLTLPHLRRYLELGTLLGSIYIVQNFDAVFTMTRGGLDTANLPYTIYETFYNAHEYGLASAAGVVVVIGTIIIATFALRVVSSLFREEASRA; via the coding sequence ATGAGTAATCCGACGACGGCAGTATCCGTAAGCGGCGAGCGGCCACCGACCGCGGCGCCCACCTCCGCACGGCGCCCCGTGGCGCAGCGGAACCGGGCCCGGGAGTGGGCCACCCGGGCACCGCTGCTGCCCGCACTGATCTTCCTGATCGTGGTCACCCAGCTTCCGTTCGTGGCCACCCTGGTGATCTCGCTCTTCGACTGGAACTCGTTCCGGCCCGACCGCCGTGCGTTCGCGGGGCTGGAGAACTACAAGACGGTGCTCAGCGACGACGCGCTGCGCGAGTCCATCGTCACCACTGTGCTGCTGACCGCCTCCGTGGTGATCGTCAGCGTGGTGCTGGGGCTGCTGCTTGCGCTGCTGCTGGACCGCAAGTTCCGCGGCCGGGGCCTGGTCCGCACCATGCTCATCGCACCGTTCCTGCTGGTGCCGGTGGCCTCGGCGCTGCTGTGGAAGCACGCGCTGTACAACCCCGAGTACGGCCTGTTCAACGGCGTGCTCAACTGGCTGGGCGGGCCCCAGCCGGAGTGGCTGACCGATACGCCGCTGATCGCGGTGGAGGCGTCGCTGATCTGGCAGTGGACGCCGTTCATGATGCTCATCCTGCTGGCCGGGCTGCAGAGCCGCCCGCTGGACATGATCGAGGCGGCCCGGCTGGACGGGGCGGGCAACTGGCAGATCTTCCGCTTCCTGACGCTTCCCCATCTGCGCCGCTATCTGGAGCTCGGCACCCTGCTCGGATCCATCTACATCGTGCAGAACTTCGACGCCGTCTTCACCATGACCCGCGGTGGCCTGGACACCGCCAACCTGCCGTACACCATTTACGAAACCTTCTACAACGCCCACGAGTACGGGCTGGCATCGGCCGCGGGGGTCGTGGTGGTGATCGGCACGATCATCATCGCCACCTTCGCGCTGCGCGTGGTGTCGTCCCTCTTCCGTGAGGAGGCGTCCCGCGCATGA